From a region of the Cyprinus carpio isolate SPL01 chromosome B21, ASM1834038v1, whole genome shotgun sequence genome:
- the LOC109059756 gene encoding vitelline membrane outer layer protein 1, with protein MHHFISVMISLLVITGLQGSVEARRRRIKRSSDRYYRSELTVPNGGSWGSWGQREMCPAGTYAAGFSLRVEDPVGREDDTALNGIRLHCIESKALSDLYRSYSTVQSDVGSWGRWTEIKWCPSGFLTAFQLRVERSQGDGDDTAANNIMFRCSQGTLQGDGTNWGDWGTWSLTCEGKGICGLKTRIEVPQGRGDDTSLNDVIMYCCD; from the exons ATGCATCACTTCATTTCTGTGATGATTTCACTGCTAGTCATTACTGGGCTGCAGGGGAGCGTCGAGGCCAGAAGAAGGCGTATAAAGCGAAGTTCTGACCGATATTACAGATCGGAGCTGACCGTGCCAAATGGAGGGAGCTGGGGGTCGTGGGGTCAGAGGGAAATGTGTCCAGCTGGAACGTACGCCGCAGGGTTCAGTCTAAGG GTGGAAGATCCTGTTGGTCGAGAGGATGACACTGCACTCAACGGGATTCGTCTTCACTGCATTGAATCTAAAGCTTTATCAGACTTGTATCGCAGCTACTCCACAGTTCAGTCAGATGTAGGCAG ctggggTCGGTGGACAGAGATCAAATGGTGTCCTTCTGGATTCTTGACCGCTTTTCAGCTGAGAGTTGAACGCTCTCAAGGAGATGGTGACGATACGGCCGCAAACAACATCAT GTTCAGATGCAGTCAAGGGACTTTACAGGGTGACGGCACAAACTGGGGCGATTGGGGCACCTGGAGTCTAACATGTGAAGGAAAAGGGATTTGTGGTCTCAAGACACGGATAGAAGTGCCTCAAGGACGAGGAGACGACACCTCTCTCAATGACGTGATCATGTACTGCTGTGATTAA